A part of Prolixibacteraceae bacterium genomic DNA contains:
- a CDS encoding GNAT family N-acetyltransferase, whose translation MKQIIAPVSRELLLAELTPERFMRKTNKAGNEIYLLNYHNAPNTMIEIGRLRELTFRAAGGGTGKEVDIDSYDTDDIPYEQLIVWDPDQQEILGGYRFILCRDLPKDENGQVHLATSRLFHFSEDFIEEYLPNVIELGRSFVQPEYQSSKAGAKGLFALDNLWDGLGALMIDHPEIKYFFGKVTMYQSYNEEARNLILYFFDKYFGDEERLVYPYNPMPVNIDLPKMKAMFEGLTYEEGYKVLSVEVRKLGENIPPLINAYMGLSPTMRTFGTVINDHFGEVEETGIMIDIDEMYDGKVNRHVSSYLDDIAENDEVPIIRFQ comes from the coding sequence ATGAAACAGATTATAGCCCCAGTTAGTCGTGAGCTTTTGCTTGCCGAACTAACTCCAGAGAGGTTCATGAGAAAAACCAACAAGGCAGGTAATGAAATTTATCTACTGAATTATCACAACGCCCCAAACACTATGATAGAGATTGGGCGTCTTAGAGAATTGACCTTTAGAGCTGCTGGTGGGGGTACTGGAAAAGAGGTGGATATTGATTCATATGATACGGACGATATCCCTTATGAACAACTGATTGTTTGGGATCCAGACCAACAAGAGATATTAGGTGGCTATCGCTTTATTCTATGTCGAGATCTACCTAAAGATGAGAATGGACAGGTTCATCTTGCCACCTCTCGTCTTTTTCACTTCTCGGAGGATTTCATCGAAGAGTATCTACCCAATGTTATCGAACTAGGACGTTCATTCGTTCAGCCAGAGTATCAGTCAAGTAAAGCTGGTGCAAAAGGTCTGTTTGCTTTGGATAATTTGTGGGATGGTTTGGGTGCGCTAATGATTGATCATCCAGAGATAAAGTACTTCTTCGGAAAAGTAACGATGTATCAAAGCTATAATGAAGAGGCGAGAAACCTGATTCTGTACTTCTTTGATAAGTATTTCGGTGATGAAGAGAGGTTAGTATATCCTTATAATCCAATGCCTGTTAATATCGACCTGCCAAAGATGAAGGCGATGTTCGAAGGGCTTACATATGAAGAGGGGTATAAGGTATTATCTGTTGAGGTGAGAAAACTAGGAGAGAATATTCCTCCTTTGATTAATGCATATATGGGATTATCTCCTACGATGCGTACTTTCGGTACAGTGATAAATGACCACTTTGGTGAAGTTGAAGAGACAGGTATCATGATCGATATTGATGAGATGTATGATGGAAAGGTTAATCGCCATGTGTCATCTTACCTTGATGATATTGCGGAGAATGATGAAGTTCCAATCATTCGTTTCCAATAG
- a CDS encoding 1-acyl-sn-glycerol-3-phosphate acyltransferase, producing the protein MTENQNKLKKFDIKTVFEEKDPKMARRIPNFIYRLVSKVLHVRYLNYIIDNYGHLEGVDFIQAMIDEFHISFDYRGLDNIPQEGKFIFTANHPLGGFDGLLLLNIVTRQKGHSLFLVNDILMNITPVKNLFIPINKHGNQRKSISMINEAYASDSQILIFPSGLASRLIDGKIQDLSWNKHCIQKSIETHRDIVPVHVSGRNSKHFYWIAKIRKFLGVKWNIEMFLLADEMVRHKNKKFVITFGKPIPYTTFDKSKSPMKWAAWLREKVYQIGEQK; encoded by the coding sequence TTGACAGAGAATCAAAATAAACTAAAGAAATTCGATATCAAGACGGTCTTTGAAGAGAAAGATCCAAAGATGGCACGTAGGATACCAAATTTTATATACCGTTTGGTTTCCAAAGTGTTGCATGTCAGATATTTGAATTATATCATCGACAATTACGGACACCTTGAAGGAGTGGATTTCATTCAAGCGATGATTGATGAGTTTCATATCTCATTTGATTATAGAGGTTTAGACAATATTCCACAAGAGGGTAAATTTATCTTTACTGCCAACCATCCATTAGGAGGATTTGATGGATTACTATTGTTAAATATTGTAACAAGACAGAAAGGTCATTCTCTGTTCTTAGTGAATGATATCTTAATGAATATCACTCCTGTTAAGAATCTATTTATTCCGATTAATAAACATGGGAATCAGCGAAAATCAATCAGTATGATTAATGAAGCTTATGCTTCCGATTCACAGATATTGATATTCCCTTCAGGTCTTGCTTCGAGGTTGATAGATGGTAAGATACAAGACCTTTCATGGAACAAACATTGTATTCAGAAATCGATAGAAACACATCGTGATATTGTTCCTGTGCATGTGAGTGGTCGTAATAGTAAACACTTCTATTGGATTGCTAAGATCCGTAAGTTTTTAGGTGTTAAATGGAATATCGAGATGTTCCTTCTTGCTGATGAGATGGTGCGTCACAAAAACAAAAAGTTTGTTATCACTTTTGGAAAACCTATCCCTTACACTACCTTTGATAAATCCAAGAGTCCAATGAAGTGGGCTGCTTGGTTGAGAGAGAAAGTCTATCAGATTGGAGAACAGAAATAA
- a CDS encoding class I SAM-dependent methyltransferase, whose protein sequence is MSDDNKSIQELDLICEYYGSLERQGPGSVETTLKALSFIEGLNHESKVVDLGCGTGGQTMVLAKHLQGEVIGVDMFPKFITLFNDNAHRYGLSSRVKGEVGSMDQLPFAKSSLDLIWSEGAIYNIGFKNGLTYWRSFLKKGGYVVASEISWFTEERPKEIQEFWNSAYPEIDTIPNKIAQMQQAGYVPVATFIIPVDCWTENFYYPQHEVQEVFLERYHDNEWAKEFIQSQREEEMLYNKYRDFYGYVFYIGKKM, encoded by the coding sequence ATGAGTGACGATAATAAATCAATTCAAGAATTAGACTTAATATGTGAATATTATGGTAGTTTAGAACGTCAAGGTCCCGGAAGTGTTGAGACGACATTAAAAGCTTTGAGCTTTATAGAAGGCTTAAATCATGAATCGAAAGTGGTCGATCTTGGTTGTGGTACTGGGGGGCAGACCATGGTTTTAGCGAAGCATCTTCAAGGGGAGGTTATTGGGGTGGATATGTTCCCTAAGTTTATCACTCTTTTTAATGATAATGCCCATAGGTATGGATTATCTTCTCGTGTCAAAGGAGAAGTTGGTTCGATGGACCAATTGCCATTTGCGAAAAGTTCATTAGATCTTATATGGTCGGAAGGTGCCATATATAATATTGGCTTTAAAAATGGTCTAACCTATTGGAGGTCATTTCTAAAAAAGGGGGGGTATGTTGTTGCATCTGAGATTTCTTGGTTTACAGAGGAACGCCCTAAGGAGATTCAAGAATTTTGGAATAGTGCATATCCAGAGATTGATACCATCCCTAATAAAATTGCACAAATGCAACAGGCTGGGTATGTTCCTGTCGCGACTTTTATTATTCCAGTGGATTGTTGGACAGAGAATTTCTACTATCCACAACATGAGGTACAAGAGGTTTTTCTTGAAAGATATCATGATAATGAATGGGCAAAGGAGTTTATTCAGAGTCAACGTGAAGAAGAGATGCTATATAATAAGTATCGTGATTTTTATGGCTATGTTTTTTATATAGGGAAAAAGATGTAG
- a CDS encoding TonB-dependent receptor, giving the protein MTPCLIQVSCVGFRRQVLEVNPGERRDVGTIILKGLELQEVVVSVRRPKVKQQAGKSVISVANTSLSDLGNSMDVLKRTPGVLVDNKNNITIFGKGTPLIIIDGREVTSKEELQVLESSNIQDIEIDKNPSATTDASASSIVRITTKRKDQFSAKLSNTSYWGRHWSNVSGLYLTKPFKHVRTYFGYYYFKNKETYYNDDYTNNYQSDYTIYNKTNSSNTSEMGKHHVTGGLEIDENKRNTTKLLYQFRKSEDDFVKHTDQTIDKKGSSFVDRDIDVQTDDKVSQHVVSLSHVKRFRGHAKINLSADYAFNENRYATAIVEQSEGGQFHTHNDNRDEFNVLTLKGNLETVLWSNTDLDMGFKVGKVKNIGASSSVHVESGKENYRNDQKMVDQINAGYLSLSNQAGKWQYQLGIRAEQTITNTSLNGVDIIDSTYLNWFPSLSLTYEASSSVSLSIDYNHKIERPYFSDLNPTKVYFDSLSYSEGNPYLRPTIKKNLVFDVSLPHGWSFSAEYTRYDDLVTDASMSDPNNPDIIKYMPINIDHSERWLLGMNKSYSGKVYSYNIGGGVVFPKIDIPYRGEVMKMRDANWFASFSNDLNVTKHWVLFASVNYRSERFRSITTYSDQLNLRAGSTVKMFHNNLYLTVDFSDILDTNDNSWDSQYGYIQSGGVNDFDNRMLRVSLQYNFKDFKELFGTESNNTEDLDRL; this is encoded by the coding sequence ATGACACCTTGTTTGATTCAGGTCTCTTGTGTTGGTTTTCGCCGTCAGGTGTTGGAGGTCAACCCAGGGGAGCGTAGAGATGTGGGAACAATAATCTTGAAGGGGTTAGAGTTGCAGGAGGTGGTGGTTTCGGTAAGGAGACCTAAGGTGAAGCAACAAGCAGGAAAGAGTGTGATTTCGGTTGCTAATACCTCTTTGAGTGATCTAGGAAATTCAATGGATGTTTTGAAACGTACTCCTGGGGTGTTGGTGGATAATAAAAATAATATCACGATTTTTGGTAAGGGGACTCCTTTGATTATTATTGATGGAAGAGAGGTCACTTCTAAAGAGGAGTTACAGGTATTGGAATCATCTAATATTCAGGATATCGAGATTGATAAGAACCCCTCTGCGACCACCGACGCAAGTGCATCATCCATCGTGCGTATTACGACAAAGAGAAAGGATCAGTTTAGTGCAAAGTTGTCTAACACCTCTTATTGGGGAAGACACTGGAGTAATGTGAGTGGATTGTATCTCACGAAGCCTTTTAAGCATGTTCGTACTTACTTTGGATACTACTACTTTAAGAATAAAGAGACCTACTATAATGATGACTATACGAATAATTATCAGTCGGATTATACAATCTATAATAAGACGAATAGTTCGAATACTTCGGAGATGGGAAAGCATCATGTGACGGGAGGATTGGAGATTGATGAGAATAAACGTAATACGACCAAGTTGTTGTATCAATTCCGTAAGTCGGAGGATGACTTTGTTAAACATACGGATCAGACGATCGATAAGAAGGGCTCTAGCTTTGTGGATCGTGATATTGATGTGCAGACCGATGATAAGGTATCTCAACATGTGGTGAGTCTATCTCATGTGAAACGTTTTCGTGGACATGCTAAGATTAATTTATCTGCTGATTATGCCTTCAATGAGAATCGTTATGCTACAGCTATCGTGGAACAGTCGGAAGGGGGGCAATTTCATACTCATAATGATAATAGGGATGAGTTTAATGTGTTGACCCTAAAGGGTAATTTAGAGACGGTATTGTGGTCAAATACAGATCTTGATATGGGATTTAAGGTGGGTAAGGTGAAGAATATCGGTGCTTCCTCTTCGGTACATGTAGAGAGTGGGAAAGAGAACTATCGTAATGACCAGAAGATGGTTGACCAGATTAATGCAGGTTATCTCTCTTTAAGCAATCAAGCTGGCAAGTGGCAATATCAATTGGGGATAAGAGCAGAACAGACGATAACTAATACTTCTCTTAATGGGGTGGATATTATAGATAGTACTTACCTCAATTGGTTTCCATCGCTAAGTTTGACTTATGAAGCGTCGTCATCTGTGTCGCTCTCTATCGATTATAACCATAAGATTGAACGTCCTTACTTCTCCGATTTGAATCCGACGAAGGTCTATTTTGATTCGCTATCCTATAGTGAGGGTAATCCATATTTGCGACCTACCATTAAAAAGAACTTGGTGTTTGATGTCTCGTTGCCTCATGGGTGGTCTTTCTCGGCGGAGTATACTCGATATGATGATTTGGTGACAGATGCCTCGATGAGTGATCCGAATAATCCAGATATTATTAAGTATATGCCGATTAATATTGACCATTCCGAACGTTGGCTGTTGGGGATGAACAAGAGCTATTCTGGAAAAGTGTATAGCTATAATATAGGTGGAGGAGTCGTGTTTCCAAAGATCGATATACCCTATAGAGGAGAGGTGATGAAGATGCGAGATGCCAATTGGTTTGCCTCTTTTAGTAATGACCTTAATGTGACGAAACATTGGGTTCTTTTTGCATCCGTCAACTATCGAAGTGAACGCTTCAGATCGATTACTACCTATAGTGATCAGTTGAACTTAAGGGCAGGATCTACGGTTAAAATGTTTCATAATAATCTCTATCTAACCGTCGACTTTAGTGATATCTTAGATACGAATGACAACAGTTGGGATAGTCAATATGGCTATATACAGTCTGGTGGTGTAAATGACTTTGATAATCGAATGTTGAGGGTTTCCTTGCAGTATAATTTTAAAGATTTTAAGGAGCTATTCGGTACGGAGTCGAACAATACAGAAGATTTAGATCGACTGTAA
- a CDS encoding IS66 family transposase, with product MNKVDRLEKENKALKEQVQSLLAKLDIVMSEVRALSEENAMLHAKIKTLEDQLSRSKKNSGNSSFPPSRDLSTVKKNQSLRKKSNKKSGGQLGHKGMTLFQDATPTDIESHHPLAKCSCGNRLNPEDARLLCKRQVFDIPPVIEPICIEHRLYENRCSCGQIHKGAMPSNVNAPVQYGPNIRSLILSLHIEHYIPLNRISSLVEELTSYKIGDGTIDNILKHAEKVFTPLYESLRQSIEDANIVGSDETGCKIDGSKGWMWVWQNYELTFITAHRSRGYKVVEENFKDGFTNATLVSDCYASQLKTPAKHYQLCLAHLQRELIYIKQQTNNRWAQDILDLFSEAMKLKREAEEKDFPLDKEASFKTKLLELLNIDINDDQLDEIRTLRQRLIKKIDSVFTFLNHYEVPFDNNASERAMRNIKVKQNVSKGYRTEEGAQRYAMLRSITDTLKKQGKSVLNMIAYWLSCNNVNLSWE from the coding sequence ATGAATAAAGTTGATCGTTTAGAAAAAGAAAACAAGGCATTAAAAGAGCAAGTACAATCTTTACTGGCAAAATTAGACATTGTTATGTCGGAGGTAAGAGCTTTGTCAGAAGAAAATGCGATGCTTCATGCTAAGATTAAGACTCTTGAAGATCAACTATCACGTAGCAAGAAAAATAGTGGTAATAGCAGTTTTCCTCCATCTAGAGATTTATCAACAGTAAAGAAGAACCAATCTCTTCGCAAGAAATCTAATAAAAAATCAGGAGGTCAACTTGGTCATAAAGGCATGACTTTATTTCAAGATGCCACACCGACCGATATCGAATCTCATCATCCTTTAGCTAAGTGTAGTTGTGGAAATAGACTGAATCCTGAGGATGCTAGGTTGCTATGCAAGCGTCAAGTTTTTGATATCCCCCCTGTTATTGAACCTATATGTATTGAGCATCGTCTTTATGAGAATAGATGCAGTTGTGGACAAATCCATAAAGGAGCTATGCCATCCAATGTTAATGCACCAGTTCAATATGGTCCCAACATACGTTCGCTAATTCTTAGTCTGCATATAGAGCACTATATCCCTTTAAATCGGATTAGTTCGCTAGTAGAAGAGCTGACTTCCTATAAAATAGGAGATGGAACTATTGACAATATTTTAAAACATGCAGAAAAGGTATTCACTCCCCTATATGAATCTCTACGTCAATCTATTGAAGATGCCAATATAGTTGGATCTGATGAAACAGGTTGTAAAATAGATGGCAGTAAAGGATGGATGTGGGTTTGGCAAAATTATGAACTAACTTTTATCACAGCACATAGATCTAGAGGGTATAAAGTTGTGGAAGAAAATTTCAAAGATGGATTTACTAATGCTACTTTAGTAAGTGACTGCTATGCTTCTCAACTAAAGACCCCTGCCAAACATTATCAACTATGTCTAGCTCATTTACAACGCGAATTAATCTACATAAAGCAACAGACCAATAATAGATGGGCACAAGATATATTAGATCTCTTTTCAGAAGCCATGAAATTAAAACGGGAAGCTGAAGAAAAAGATTTCCCACTAGATAAGGAAGCATCATTTAAGACCAAATTATTAGAACTTCTGAATATCGACATAAATGACGATCAGCTCGATGAAATCAGAACATTACGACAACGATTAATAAAGAAAATCGATAGTGTGTTTACTTTCTTAAATCATTATGAAGTACCGTTTGATAATAATGCTTCGGAAAGAGCAATGCGTAACATCAAGGTAAAACAGAATGTGTCTAAGGGATATCGCACAGAAGAAGGGGCGCAGAGGTATGCCATGTTGCGATCTATAACCGACACATTAAAGAAACAAGGAAAGAGTGTTCTGAACATGATCGCATATTGGCTATCATGCAATAATGTTAACTTAAGCTGGGAATAG
- a CDS encoding ISAs1 family transposase, which translates to MSIHTNKQDSSEWYAIDGKELRGSINLNSKDTRGLSIVYALSHLSNQQQLLGYYDGTKESEKEVVKESITKMLNAAKISLDAMHNSAGLLSDIEQSDRFYLTQIKGNQKHLKEDLIHTSEHLVADNMLSEIDKSHGRIDQRDYEIYAINTEMLQPRWSESGICNMVKVTRSSCTLKTDKNRKEIRYYITNYNGDIAEIAGAIRNHWKIEVMNRIRDVNFGEDNFKSLNHGIQKSMAAIMLFICSGLMKINEDDNLNKLRDELVYSPYKINKFFAA; encoded by the coding sequence TTGTCAATCCACACAAATAAACAGGATTCGTCTGAATGGTATGCCATAGATGGGAAAGAACTAAGAGGGAGTATTAATTTAAATTCTAAGGATACTAGAGGTTTAAGTATTGTCTACGCTTTGTCTCACTTATCAAACCAACAACAACTTTTGGGTTACTATGATGGAACAAAAGAGAGTGAAAAGGAGGTTGTCAAAGAATCCATAACAAAGATGCTAAATGCTGCCAAAATAAGCCTAGATGCAATGCATAATTCAGCTGGATTACTATCAGATATTGAACAAAGCGATCGTTTTTATTTGACACAAATAAAAGGAAATCAGAAACACTTAAAGGAAGATTTGATCCATACATCAGAACATCTTGTGGCAGATAATATGTTGTCAGAAATCGATAAATCACATGGTAGAATAGACCAACGAGATTATGAAATATATGCAATAAATACGGAGATGCTACAGCCTCGATGGTCGGAAAGTGGCATCTGTAATATGGTTAAGGTAACAAGGTCAAGTTGTACGCTAAAAACAGACAAAAATCGTAAAGAAATACGATATTATATCACGAATTATAATGGGGATATCGCTGAAATTGCAGGTGCGATAAGGAATCATTGGAAAATAGAAGTGATGAATCGAATAAGAGATGTCAATTTTGGGGAAGACAATTTCAAGTCTCTAAATCATGGAATACAGAAATCCATGGCTGCTATTATGCTATTCATATGCAGTGGCTTAATGAAAATAAATGAAGACGATAACTTAAATAAATTAAGAGACGAACTTGTCTATAGTCCATACAAAATAAACAAGTTTTTTGCCGCATAA
- a CDS encoding acyltransferase family protein, with amino-acid sequence MTKGTKGRETNLDLLRVVASLMVITVHVGNVYVTGERDRVDYNFIVGLFYCSISVSVALFTFLSGGFLLAKKENSKPSYFYPSILKRRILFPTLFWSLVYVLLAYMEEIVEDYANISPFEPFAPLVMLLKGQPCYHLWYMFMLIGLYLMVPILMRIKCHLGESNFMTLGVLLTMFAVPLSLWGELVWMLYFVKYLGYFILGYSLKRYYQKRSKSNAKTFLLLGISIWIIKYISVIMMVHYNFLDPLYLLNPLSPFNILQAILFYLFFLNITIKRGSKYIRKLSRYGFYVYIFHAIYVSIIRALSFKLMKCSYDPLFFIPLVTVIVYMLSLSTAYIWMELKDRYRPLLYS; translated from the coding sequence ATGACAAAGGGAACGAAGGGGAGAGAGACCAATTTAGATCTGTTAAGAGTGGTAGCTTCATTAATGGTTATTACGGTACATGTAGGTAATGTGTATGTAACTGGAGAGCGAGATAGGGTAGACTACAACTTTATTGTGGGTTTGTTTTATTGCTCTATCTCTGTTTCTGTAGCACTTTTTACATTTCTTAGTGGCGGATTTTTATTAGCAAAGAAAGAGAATAGCAAACCTTCCTATTTTTATCCGAGCATATTAAAGAGAAGGATTCTTTTTCCAACATTATTCTGGAGCCTTGTCTATGTATTGTTGGCATATATGGAGGAGATCGTTGAAGATTATGCCAATATCAGTCCGTTTGAACCATTTGCTCCGTTGGTAATGTTATTAAAGGGACAGCCATGCTATCACTTATGGTATATGTTTATGCTAATAGGGCTATACTTGATGGTGCCTATCTTAATGCGAATAAAGTGTCATCTTGGAGAGTCTAATTTTATGACATTAGGTGTCTTGTTAACGATGTTTGCTGTTCCATTAAGTCTTTGGGGTGAGCTAGTTTGGATGCTCTATTTTGTTAAATATTTGGGTTATTTTATCTTAGGTTATTCGCTAAAGAGATATTATCAAAAGAGGTCAAAATCTAATGCTAAAACGTTTCTTCTGCTAGGGATCTCGATTTGGATTATTAAATATATTTCGGTGATAATGATGGTTCATTACAACTTCTTAGATCCTCTATATTTACTTAACCCGCTGAGTCCTTTTAATATCTTACAAGCGATTTTATTTTATCTATTTTTCTTAAATATCACCATTAAAAGAGGTTCTAAGTATATTCGTAAGTTATCCCGTTATGGATTTTACGTGTATATCTTTCATGCAATTTATGTCTCTATAATAAGAGCCCTCTCTTTTAAGTTGATGAAATGTTCATACGATCCATTATTTTTTATTCCGTTAGTGACTGTTATCGTTTATATGCTTTCCTTATCTACAGCGTATATTTGGATGGAGTTGAAAGATAGGTATAGACCACTTCTTTATAGTTGA
- a CDS encoding acyltransferase family protein gives MNSRESSFDLLRIIACMMVVSSHTTSPYMVDSVPGELNFIVSNSIQSFCRVCIAIFVMIGGRYILAKKGNIDYQTFYSNTLLKRIIYPTLIWSVIYVIYCYVQGAVIDYMKIRPFDYTLPLKNWFMGRPYNHLWYMYMLIGLYASVPALMMIKAYIGEKVFLRLGILLLLLSPIVDYFSELFWMIRFIEFLGYFILGYSLRGVRFDGLSKRYLIAIWFVCSLMIASATRWLLLQNVSAPFYFYGFFTPFAMVGSLALYNCFDQLQLKKHTSLLSRLSLHSFRIYLIHAGLLSVVENVIFRFLQWNVNPLIYIPVTIIVVTLFSYTISYGVELLKRRYTVFKYF, from the coding sequence ATGAACAGTCGAGAGTCAAGTTTCGACCTTTTGCGTATTATTGCATGTATGATGGTTGTGTCTTCTCATACCACATCACCATATATGGTTGATAGCGTTCCGGGAGAGCTGAATTTTATTGTGAGTAATTCGATTCAATCATTTTGTCGGGTCTGTATTGCGATTTTTGTAATGATTGGTGGTCGCTATATTTTAGCAAAAAAAGGTAATATAGATTACCAAACCTTCTATTCGAATACGCTATTAAAACGTATTATTTATCCAACCCTAATATGGAGTGTTATCTATGTGATTTATTGCTATGTACAAGGGGCTGTTATTGATTACATGAAGATACGTCCGTTTGATTATACCCTACCATTGAAAAATTGGTTTATGGGGCGTCCTTATAACCATCTTTGGTATATGTATATGTTGATTGGTCTTTATGCCTCTGTTCCTGCTCTAATGATGATTAAAGCATATATAGGGGAGAAGGTATTCTTGCGATTGGGGATACTCCTGCTCTTGTTAAGTCCAATTGTTGACTATTTCAGCGAACTCTTTTGGATGATTCGATTTATTGAGTTTTTAGGATACTTTATTCTTGGTTACTCTTTACGAGGAGTACGATTTGATGGACTTTCTAAGAGATATTTAATTGCGATATGGTTTGTTTGCTCTTTGATGATTGCCTCTGCAACTAGATGGCTTTTATTGCAAAATGTGAGTGCCCCATTCTACTTCTATGGTTTTTTTACTCCTTTTGCGATGGTTGGTTCATTGGCTCTATACAACTGTTTTGATCAATTGCAATTGAAAAAACATACGTCTTTACTTAGTCGTTTATCTCTACATAGCTTTAGAATATACCTTATCCATGCTGGTCTATTATCTGTTGTGGAGAATGTCATTTTTCGATTTCTTCAATGGAATGTGAATCCATTGATCTACATCCCTGTGACTATAATTGTTGTCACTCTGTTCAGTTATACTATCTCATACGGAGTGGAGTTGTTGAAAAGGAGATATACTGTATTTAAATATTTTTGA